A genomic stretch from Gallus gallus isolate bGalGal1 chromosome 13, bGalGal1.mat.broiler.GRCg7b, whole genome shotgun sequence includes:
- the LOC121106701 gene encoding uncharacterized protein LOC121106701 has protein sequence MEGTCDEFILYPLRNAEVLDPQKKKSLIPFWECCIESQGWKGPTRSWSPKEIIQRKMCSCGEIICRVIEAAVCYKSPLEVLCLHCSFIGDLLHYQEWLDKRKHILAFKKLHLKSNSSVENRGTVFDPMGTECPGGQCSSYRTLTARGAFLPCVTDTGKVSIRPIACLRGVVGARTLLREAVRYRELNDSGSSGCENGLRPPGWAIALQGSRWWDLPLSAQLRLEGMGGYAQPSRLIAGNLCWAVRATKLPCCSLRCLLVFALLSRTAGVAGAEIHSRLLWNNQQVIQVHSLGHTNSISFSDLNVFNCYFYLLSYLFNS, from the coding sequence ATGGAAGGAACATGTGATGAGTTCATACTATATCCTTTAAGGAACGCTGAAGTCCTGgatcctcaaaaaaaaaaaagtctcattcCATTTTGGGAGTGTTgtatagaatcacaaggttggaaaggacctacaaggtCATGGAGtccaaaagaaataatacagagaaaaatgtgttcGTGTGGTGAGATTATCTGTAGAGTAATAGAAGCTGCAGTTTGTTACAAGTCTCCCCTGGAAGTGCtttgtttgcactgcagtttcATAGGGGATCTGTTGCATTATCAGGAGTGGTTGGATAAAAGGAAACACATTCTGGCTTTTAAAAAGCTGCATTTGAAATCAAACTCCTCTGTAGAAAACCGAGGAACAGTCTTTGATCCCATGGGTACAGAATGTCCCGGCGGGCAGTGCAGTTCCTATCGTACACTGACAGCCAGGGGAGCATTTCTGCCGTGTGTCACTGACACAGGCAAGGTCAGCATCAGGCCCATCGCCTGCCTGCGGGGTGTGGTGGGAGCCAGAACACTGCTAAGGGAAGCAGTTCGCTACAGGGAGCTAAATGACAGTGGGTCAAGTGGCTGTGAAAATGGGCTGCGTCCGCCTGGATGGGCCATAGCACTGCAGGGCTCTCGGTGGTGGGATTTGCCCCTGTCTGCACAACTCAGGCTGGAAGGAATGGGTGGGTATGCACAGCCAAGCAGGCTGATTGCTGGCaacctgtgctgggctgtgagaGCCACAAAGCTGCCATGCTGCTCACTGCGTTGCCTGCTGGTCTTTGCccttctcagcagaacagcaggtgTTGCAGGTGCAGAAATACATAGCAGATTGCTATGGAATAATCAGCAGGTGATCCAGGTCCACTCTTTGGGACACACCAATAGCATatctttttctgatttaaatGTATTCAATTGTTATTTCTACCTGCTTAGTTACCTTTTCAATTCATAA